A single Gadus macrocephalus chromosome 22, ASM3116895v1 DNA region contains:
- the tuft1b gene encoding tuftelin 1b isoform X2 yields the protein MTKQRGLLYRWSLCGHVPHQVYCNMERGQVSGDTEAVSEERRKGRQSKGSSQNRVHLPDTPEEPWSQVISDTVTKREDRGLERHQTAEPIKHTEEQVEVIKFYLESRRPAGEGHRESVKMLTDEVSQIQEVRYCLKTLRAQMEARKNQNHHHHKKNPATDVTDLVSNHKPPLPNGEPAQHDSENLVNRHQEESVTLSEATKRLYVQLTEAEDRHQEERDRLKAENSTLQRRLEEQTARLQRAEGLSEDRGQRVEGLERLLGSLAVESSGLKEKVAAGETELGRLREQTQQGREEQHRSEALEKELANMKEKIHQLDDMLKSQQRKVRHMIEQLQNSRTVIQERDRIIVELEEKVAYLEAENREMHDRMEYISGSPDPPPPELTESEDRQQVVYSKVLTPSTHRSSKNLPYIKVIEIKS from the exons gaggaaaggaggaaagGCAGACAATCCAAAGGCAGCTCACAGAATCGGGTTCACTTGCCCGATACTCCAGAAGAGCCGTGGAGCCAG GTAATCAGTGACACTGTTACCAAACGAGAGGATCGTGGTTTGGAACGACACCAGACGGCCGAGCCGATCAAGCACACGGAAGAGCAGGTGGAAGTTATTAAA TTCTACCTGGAGTCGCGCCGACCAGCGGGAGAGGGCCACCGGGAGAGTGTCAAGATGCTGACCGACGAGGTGTCGCAAATTCAGGAG GTGAGGTACTGCTTGAAGACGCTCCGGGCgcagatggaggcccgaaagaaccagaaccaccaccaccacaagaaG AATCCAGCCACTGACGTGACAGACCTAGTGTCGAATCACAAGCCGCCCTTACCCAATGGCGAACCTGCTCAGCATGACTCAGAGAACCTG GTCAACCGGCACCAGGAGGAGAGCGTGACGCTCAGCGAAGCCACAAAGCGTCTGTACGTCCAGCTGACGGAGGCCGAGGACAGACACcaggaagagagggacagactgaAG GCGGAGAACAGCACGCTACAGCGCCGCCTGGAGGAGCAGACGGCGCGGCTGCAGCGGGCGGAGGGGTTGTCAGAGGACCGGGGCCAGcgggtggaggggctggagcgGCTCCTGGGGAGCCTGGCGGTGGAGAGCAGCGGCCTCAAAGAGAAGGTGGCCGccggggagacggagctggGGCGGCTGAGGGAGCAGACGCAGCAGGGCAGGGAGGAGCAGCACAG GAGTGAAGCGTTGGAGAAGGAGTTGGCCAACATGAAAGAGAAGATCCATCAGCTAGATGACATGCTGAAGAGCCAGCAGAGGAAGGTTCGACACATGATCGAACag CTGCAGAACTCTCGGACCGTGATCCAGGAGAGAGATCGAATAATCGTGGAACTAGAAGAGAAAGTGGCCTACCTCGAGGCTGAG AACCGGGAAATGCACGACCGCATGGAGTACATCTCCGGCTCCCCGGACCCCCCACCTCCAGAACTGACCGAGTCCGAGGACAGGCAGCAGGTGGTTTACAG TAAAGTCCTCACGCCATCCACGCATCGCAGCTCAAAGAATCTTCCTTACATAAAAGTCATCGAGATCAAGTCCTGA
- the LOC132450754 gene encoding protein C1orf43 homolog, whose product MADSSPLSGVNVVLVMAYGSLVFVLLFIFVKRQIMRFAMRSRRGPHAPIGHNAPKGLREKIDSRLTKVQEIRFEPRLLSEEDDRLKHPSQISCYNYLYRMKALDAIRDSGITLQEISHTPGAFTGRSFRSWLLELRNSHSLIKSSRSALIDRLLEGYDNARHGTGVFGEAEYLKYQRALDELADVVKAYSSSTSLDLQHQCAAKDLTGSPARGTTPSTIQVTYLPSTSQRSKRPKHFLELKSFKDNYNTLESTL is encoded by the exons atgGCAGATTCTTCACCATTATCTGGAGTTAATGTAGTTCTAGTAATGGCCTATGGAAGTCTG gtgtttgtgttGCTATTCATCTTCGTTAAGAGGCAAATTATGCGTTTTGCCATGCGATCTCGTCGAGGACCCCATGCGCCCATTGGACACAATGCACCTAAG GGCTTGAGGGAGAAGATCGATTCAAGGCTTACCAAGGTTCAGGAAATCCGCTTTGAGCCACGTCTGTTATCAGAGGAGGACGATAGGCTGAAGCATCCTTCACAAATCA GTTGCTACAACTACCTGTACAGAATGAAAGCCCTTGATGCCATTCGCGACTCAG GTATCACGCTGCAGGAGATAAGCCACACCCCCGGGGCGTTCACCGGTCGCAGCTTCCGGAGCTGGCTGCTGGAGCTGCGCAACTCTCACTCCCTGATCAAGAGCAGCCGCAGCGCGCTCATCGACCGCCTGCTGGAAGGCTACGACAACGCCCGCCATGGCACCGGG GTTTTTGGGGAAGCCGAGTATTTGAAATACCAACGAGCTCTAGATGAATTAGCGGATGT GGTGAAGGCCTACTCCAGCAGCACCAGCCTGGACCTGCAGCACCAGTGTGCCGCAAAGGACCTGACGGGCTCCCCCGCACGCggcaccaccccctccaccatccAGGTCACCTACCTGCCCTCTACCAGCCAGCGCAGCAAGAGGCCCAAGCACTTCCTAGAGCTCAAGAGCTTCAAGGACAACTACAACACTCTGGAGAGCAccttgtga
- the tuft1b gene encoding tuftelin 1b isoform X4: MSGGVASGSKPSRTAEERRKGRQSKGSSQNRVHLPDTPEEPWSQVISDTVTKREDRGLERHQTAEPIKHTEEQVEVIKFYLESRRPAGEGHRESVKMLTDEVSQIQEVRYCLKTLRAQMEARKNQNHHHHKKNPATDVTDLVSNHKPPLPNGEPAQHDSENLVNRHQEESVTLSEATKRLYVQLTEAEDRHQEERDRLKAENSTLQRRLEEQTARLQRAEGLSEDRGQRVEGLERLLGSLAVESSGLKEKVAAGETELGRLREQTQQGREEQHRSEALEKELANMKEKIHQLDDMLKSQQRKVRHMIEQLQNSRTVIQERDRIIVELEEKVAYLEAENREMHDRMEYISGSPDPPPPELTESEDRQQVVYSKVLTPSTHRSSKNLPYIKVIEIKS, translated from the exons gaggaaaggaggaaagGCAGACAATCCAAAGGCAGCTCACAGAATCGGGTTCACTTGCCCGATACTCCAGAAGAGCCGTGGAGCCAG GTAATCAGTGACACTGTTACCAAACGAGAGGATCGTGGTTTGGAACGACACCAGACGGCCGAGCCGATCAAGCACACGGAAGAGCAGGTGGAAGTTATTAAA TTCTACCTGGAGTCGCGCCGACCAGCGGGAGAGGGCCACCGGGAGAGTGTCAAGATGCTGACCGACGAGGTGTCGCAAATTCAGGAG GTGAGGTACTGCTTGAAGACGCTCCGGGCgcagatggaggcccgaaagaaccagaaccaccaccaccacaagaaG AATCCAGCCACTGACGTGACAGACCTAGTGTCGAATCACAAGCCGCCCTTACCCAATGGCGAACCTGCTCAGCATGACTCAGAGAACCTG GTCAACCGGCACCAGGAGGAGAGCGTGACGCTCAGCGAAGCCACAAAGCGTCTGTACGTCCAGCTGACGGAGGCCGAGGACAGACACcaggaagagagggacagactgaAG GCGGAGAACAGCACGCTACAGCGCCGCCTGGAGGAGCAGACGGCGCGGCTGCAGCGGGCGGAGGGGTTGTCAGAGGACCGGGGCCAGcgggtggaggggctggagcgGCTCCTGGGGAGCCTGGCGGTGGAGAGCAGCGGCCTCAAAGAGAAGGTGGCCGccggggagacggagctggGGCGGCTGAGGGAGCAGACGCAGCAGGGCAGGGAGGAGCAGCACAG GAGTGAAGCGTTGGAGAAGGAGTTGGCCAACATGAAAGAGAAGATCCATCAGCTAGATGACATGCTGAAGAGCCAGCAGAGGAAGGTTCGACACATGATCGAACag CTGCAGAACTCTCGGACCGTGATCCAGGAGAGAGATCGAATAATCGTGGAACTAGAAGAGAAAGTGGCCTACCTCGAGGCTGAG AACCGGGAAATGCACGACCGCATGGAGTACATCTCCGGCTCCCCGGACCCCCCACCTCCAGAACTGACCGAGTCCGAGGACAGGCAGCAGGTGGTTTACAG TAAAGTCCTCACGCCATCCACGCATCGCAGCTCAAAGAATCTTCCTTACATAAAAGTCATCGAGATCAAGTCCTGA
- the tuft1b gene encoding tuftelin 1b isoform X3, with translation MLSHTEPTSDCFFNPRSLRQQQEKDELPDTVFCPGEERRKGRQSKGSSQNRVHLPDTPEEPWSQVISDTVTKREDRGLERHQTAEPIKHTEEQVEVIKFYLESRRPAGEGHRESVKMLTDEVSQIQEVRYCLKTLRAQMEARKNQNHHHHKKNPATDVTDLVSNHKPPLPNGEPAQHDSENLVNRHQEESVTLSEATKRLYVQLTEAEDRHQEERDRLKAENSTLQRRLEEQTARLQRAEGLSEDRGQRVEGLERLLGSLAVESSGLKEKVAAGETELGRLREQTQQGREEQHRSEALEKELANMKEKIHQLDDMLKSQQRKVRHMIEQLQNSRTVIQERDRIIVELEEKVAYLEAENREMHDRMEYISGSPDPPPPELTESEDRQQVVYSKVLTPSTHRSSKNLPYIKVIEIKS, from the exons gaggaaaggaggaaagGCAGACAATCCAAAGGCAGCTCACAGAATCGGGTTCACTTGCCCGATACTCCAGAAGAGCCGTGGAGCCAG GTAATCAGTGACACTGTTACCAAACGAGAGGATCGTGGTTTGGAACGACACCAGACGGCCGAGCCGATCAAGCACACGGAAGAGCAGGTGGAAGTTATTAAA TTCTACCTGGAGTCGCGCCGACCAGCGGGAGAGGGCCACCGGGAGAGTGTCAAGATGCTGACCGACGAGGTGTCGCAAATTCAGGAG GTGAGGTACTGCTTGAAGACGCTCCGGGCgcagatggaggcccgaaagaaccagaaccaccaccaccacaagaaG AATCCAGCCACTGACGTGACAGACCTAGTGTCGAATCACAAGCCGCCCTTACCCAATGGCGAACCTGCTCAGCATGACTCAGAGAACCTG GTCAACCGGCACCAGGAGGAGAGCGTGACGCTCAGCGAAGCCACAAAGCGTCTGTACGTCCAGCTGACGGAGGCCGAGGACAGACACcaggaagagagggacagactgaAG GCGGAGAACAGCACGCTACAGCGCCGCCTGGAGGAGCAGACGGCGCGGCTGCAGCGGGCGGAGGGGTTGTCAGAGGACCGGGGCCAGcgggtggaggggctggagcgGCTCCTGGGGAGCCTGGCGGTGGAGAGCAGCGGCCTCAAAGAGAAGGTGGCCGccggggagacggagctggGGCGGCTGAGGGAGCAGACGCAGCAGGGCAGGGAGGAGCAGCACAG GAGTGAAGCGTTGGAGAAGGAGTTGGCCAACATGAAAGAGAAGATCCATCAGCTAGATGACATGCTGAAGAGCCAGCAGAGGAAGGTTCGACACATGATCGAACag CTGCAGAACTCTCGGACCGTGATCCAGGAGAGAGATCGAATAATCGTGGAACTAGAAGAGAAAGTGGCCTACCTCGAGGCTGAG AACCGGGAAATGCACGACCGCATGGAGTACATCTCCGGCTCCCCGGACCCCCCACCTCCAGAACTGACCGAGTCCGAGGACAGGCAGCAGGTGGTTTACAG TAAAGTCCTCACGCCATCCACGCATCGCAGCTCAAAGAATCTTCCTTACATAAAAGTCATCGAGATCAAGTCCTGA